AGACTTCCGAGCCCGAGCTGACGCGCTCGAAGCCCGGCTAAGCGGCGAAAAAGGGCAACCTACCGAAAACTGATCCAGAATTCGCGTACGAGCGGCCAATCACCGAAGGAAACCGTGCGCACAGGCAACGTGCCGCCGATGTCGGGGGTCCGGCCGGAACCTGGGCGCGGCTCTCATGCTGCCAGGACGGACCATCCGGGCGATCACGTATTCCGAGGAGATCGCTCATCTCGCCGCTGGTAGGCGACGACCGACGGCGAGCGCAGGCTTTCGCTCATGCCCGCCGCTGCGCTCGCCGCGTCCGAGGATCTCGCCGGTCCCCGCGCCGACGGCTATACCCGGCATCGACCCGAGGCGAGCCTTCTGTACCAGATCGTCGAGGAGTACTGGCCCGAGTTTCGGCAGCGGGCCGATGAGGCCGGGGGCTTGCCCCGGTTCGTGATTCGAGAGTTCGAGTCGTACCTGAAGTGCGGCATTCTCGAACACGGGCTGGCGCGCTTGAAATGCGGCCGCTGCGGGCACGAGATGGTCATTGGTTTCAGCTGCAAACGACGCGGTTTCTGCCCGTCATGCTGCGGACGCCGGATGGACGACGTCGCCGCGCACTTGGTCGACGCAGTCTTGCCGGCAGAGGTCAGATACCGCCAGTGGGTCTGCACCGTCCCTTGGGAATGGCGTACGGCCATCGGGTACGACCGCAAATTGTGCGCGGATGTGCTCGATGCCTTTGCCTCCTCACTCCTCCGGCACATCCGGTGGCGGGTCAAGCGGCTCTTCGGGTTGGCAAGCGTCTCAGACGCCCAGGTGGGTGCCATCACCTTCGTGCAACGCAACGACAGCGCCCTGCGCCTGGCGCCCCACTTCCACACCTTGGCCGCCGACGGCGCCTGGGTGCGCGGCGAAGACGGCGACCTGCGGTTCCTGGCCCTGCCCGAGCCGACAGCCGAGGAAGTGGCGCAGCTGGCCACCCGGGTTCACGTGCGCCTGCTGCGCACCCTCGAACGCCATGGCCGCCTTGGCGAGCTCTCGGCCGACGAGCACGTGCTCGCTTCGTGCTACGGTGCCGCGGCGGGAGACGTCCAGGTGCTGGGAGCCGACCCGGGGCAGCGCACGCAGAAGGTCTTCGGGCCCGTTCCCGTCCAGGTTTCGGCCACGGAAACGCCCGTCGCCCAGGTCGGTGGCGTCAACATCCATGCCGCAACGGCGGTTGACGGGAGAGACAGGCGCCGGCTCGAACGGCTCGTGCGCTACATGGCTCGGCCGCCGGTCTGCACCGAGCGCCTGGTGCTGCAAGACGACGGCAAAGTCCGATACGGCTTCAAATCCGCGTGGCGTGACGGGACCAAGGCCGTCGTCCTGTCCGGGCTAGACTTCATCGCCCGGCTCTGCGCTCTCGTGCCGCCACCGCGCTTTCACCTGGTCCACTACCACGGAGCATTCAGCGGCGGAAGCGCCGCCCGACAGGATATCGTCCCGGGCCTCCCCGCGCCCCAGCAGCCCAAGACGCCGATCCCGCTGTTCGAACAGGAGACCGATACCCTCCCGGCCCCATCCGAGCCATCGCGTCACCCCTGGTCGTGGCTTCTCGCCCGTGTCTTCGCGGTTGACATCTTGAAATGCCCCGTCAGAAGCTGTCCCGGCGAGATGAAAGTCGTCGAGGTCGCACGGACTCGAGAACATGCCGCTCGAATACTCGCCGGCCTGGCACTCGGGGCACGACCTCCAACCCGCCGAAGCCGTGTTCCAGCACGCCAGCTTGCCCTTCCCTTCAGGCACTGACCAGCGACCGCTCGAGTTGGGAGCTTGCCGTGCCATTGGGCGCGCTCGGTCAAGCTGCAGGCCACACGGCTCAGGGCCCGTCGACCGCAAACGATAAGGGATCGTCTCAATTTTCCCCAACAACTGATAGCTCGAGTTCATCAACCCCGGCCGACCCTTCAGGGGGCGACCGCTGCTTTCACTATCGGGATGTCCTACCCGCCTGCTTTCACTATCGGGATGTCCTACCCGCCTACCAGCTTCTTCAGGAAGTGGAGGCCAACCATCGGGAAATGAAGGGGCCGCTGCTTCTGCGCCCCTGCTATCACCGGTCGACACACCGCATCCGGGCCCACGTGATGCTCGTGCTCCTCGCGGTAAACTGCCTGCGCGTCCTGGAAGAGCAGACCGGCCGATCCATCGCAGAGTTGCGCAAAATCTTCAACCCGCTGATGGCTTCCGAGGTCGAGGACGACGGCCAGCCGCGGTGGCAGCGGACGGAGCTAACTGCGGCGCAGGCCGACGTGCTCGACAAGCTCGGCATTCCCCGGCCGCCGCAGACCTGGGCGATGTGGAGCGACGCCACGAAAGGAGAGGCAATGGCCCGCTGACGACCGCAGGGTGCGGATCACGGCTGGCTCCACTTACGGGCAAAGTGTCGAATCCGCGCAAAAGGATCGGTGCAACTGCTTCCACAGTCTAAGGATGATGGCGATGGCTTACCAGCGATAGTCGATACCGTTCCGGACGGAGTTATCTTCCGGATATACCTATTCCCTGTGTCAGCAACGTAAACATTACGTAGCTGGCCACCGCCCGCGGGCACCTTGCGAGGAGATCCGCCGGGATCGGCTCCCCGCCGAGCAGGATGGTTTGCAGGAAAGCAGGAGGCCGCCAGCCGCCGGCCTGGAGCCGCGCGAGCATGGTCGGCGTGAGGGACAGGCGCGTGACGCGGCGCGCCGCAACGGCGTCCCGGACCGCGCCAGGTGATACGTTCCAGGTCATCGTGGCCGCTTGGGGCTCTACGTGCTAACATCTAGCGCTCAACCGTGCGGGACTTCCCCGGCCGGACCTGCGGCCCGAAACGAATGCTCAGCTGTCTCCACTGTCACCAGCCCTTGACGCCCGGAGCCCTCTTCTGCCTGGGTTGCGGAAAGGCGGCCGAGAGCGGGGACTTCTCGCTGGTCGGTCTCGACCGCAAGACGCGGGCGCTGGGTCAGCCTGGCGAGGACTCGGCCGCGAAGGCCGGTGCCAGACGGCGGGTCGTGACCATTCTCTTTGCCGACGTGTCGGGTTACACGACGTTATCGGAATCGCTCGATCCGGAGATCGTGGCCGACCTCATGAACGAGCTGTTTGCCACCATCACCGAGCCCATCTTCCGCTTCGGCGGCATCGTGGACAAGTACATCGGAGACGCGGTGATGGCCGTGTTCGGCTTGCCCCTGTCGCGCGAGGACGATGCCGTCCGCTCGATTCACGCGGGACTCGAGATGCAGCGTCTGATGCATCGCTTCGCGAAGGATCGCAAGGCCGAACTCGGGGTGGATCTGCGCATCCGGGTCGGGCTCAACACGGGCCTGGTCCTCGCCGGCGCGATCGGGAGGGCGGAGTCGAAGACCCAGACCGTCACGGGCGACACGGTCAATCTCGCGCAACGGATGGAAGGGCTCGCCGAGCCCGGCGAGGTCTTCATCTCCGAATACACGCAAAGGCAGGCGCGAGACGCCTTCGTGTTCGAGTCCCGCGGCAACGTGCAGGTCAAGGGTAGGAAGACCCCCGTGTCCGCCTACCGGGTCGTGCGTGCCCAGGGCGAGGGGGCCGGTACGGGTCTCGCCCCCCTGTTCGGCCGCGACGCGGAACTGGCGCGGCTAGGCCGGCTCTGGTCCCTGGTGCAGGCCGGCAAGGCGAAGTCCGCGTACGTGCGAGGGGACAGCGGGATCGGCAAGACCGCGCTGCTGCGCCGTGCCTTCGGCGGCGAACTGCGGGCCGCGGCGTCCGCGACGGGTCCGGAAGCCGCTGCCCGCCAGCAGATCATGGTCTGGCTGACTTGCCACGAGTACCAGAAGTCCGAACCGTTTGCACTCCTGATCTACATCCTCAAGCATCTCCTCGGTCTCCCCGAGCAGGCGGCACGGCCCGAGGAAGTCGAGACCGTGCTCTCCCGGGAATGCCTGCTGCCGGCCGAGGACTCGGCGGGCAGCGCCGCGCTGCAGTGGCTGCTGGCGGGTGCCGAGACGCCCGCGATCGTCGCACTCGCGCCCGAGCAACGCAAAGGCCTGGTCTTCCGCGCGATGATCGACGTGATCGTCGCCCGCGCCCAGAAGGAAGCCCTCCTGCTGGTCATCGACGACCTCCAGTGGATCGACGATCTCACGGCCGAGTGGCTCCAGCAACTGTTCTGGGTCGTCGAGGGCCGGACGATCCGGTTGCTGCTGTGCGCGGCTTATCGACCGGGTCGCCGGGTGATCCCCAAGCCCCAGTCCGAGTACACCGAGATCGACCTGGACAGGCTTCCGGACGACGCGGCGATCGAGTACTTCAACCACGTCCTGGGCCGGGAGCTGGCGGGAGTGTTTCCCGCCGACCGGGTGCAGCGGTGGCTCGCGCAGGCAAACGGCCACCCGGCGCTCATCCGCGCGACCGCCGAGCACACCAGGGATCTGGGCCTGGACGCCGAGTCGCACGACTACATCTTGCCGCTGTCGGTCATGCAGCTCTTCATGGCCAAGATCGACGCGGCGAAGATCTCGGACGCCGCCATCCGGGCCCTCAACGCCGCCGCGGTGCTCGGCGGGCTGGCCTCGACCAGGCGCATCTCCGCGATTACCGAGGATCCCGACACCCCCGCCGCGATGGCCGAACTGTTCGAGGCCAAGATCCTCCGGCGGGGCCCGACGGACGGGGCGGTGGCGTTCGAGGACGGCCTGTTCGCCCTGGCGACCTACGAACGCATCCTGATGAACGACCGGCGCCGCCTCCACGCGAAGGCCGCCGCGGTGCTCGGCGCCGACGGCCTGCACCCCGCCGTCCTCGCCGAGCACATCGAACGCGTCGGGGACCCCGCACAGGCCACGATGGCGCTCCTCGTCGCGGCCGAGCACGCCCTGCGGACGAGCGCCCCCTTCCTTGCGCTCGAACTGGTCGAGGAAGCAGAGCGGCTCAGAGAGAGCGCCAACCAGCAAGATCTGCCCGGCGATCTCGATCGCCGCGTCGCGTTGCTGGTCGCCGATGCCAAGGCTGCGCAGAGCGATTTGGAGGGCGCGATCAAGGCCGTGACCACGGCGGCTGCGATGTCGGAGACCGCCGAGGCTCCGCTGCTCCTCGCCAAGAAGGCGGAATTCCTTGGCCGTCTTGGCCGGCACCTGGAGGCAAACGAAGTGTGCGCGGCCGCCCTGGCGATGTTCCCGGCAAGAGACGCCATCGGCTACGGGCTCGTGCAGGCCATCCGCGTCGACTCGATAAACCAGCTCGGAGAGCACAAGAACGCCCTTGCCATCGCGGAAGAGGCGCTCATCCTCGCCGAGCACTACCCGCCCTCGGTCCAGGGAAGGCTGCTCGGCAGCCGCGGCCGGGCCATGCGGGAGCTGGGCGATCTCGAGGGGGCGCGCGACACGCTGCTCCAGGCGCTGGACGTGCATCAGGCCGCCAGGGACGACTACCAGGCGGCGATCCTGCTGGGCCAGCTTGGCTCGCTCTACCGGCAAATCGGCAATCTGGAGACCGCCAGGCGGGCGCTCGGCAAGGGCCTCCAGCTTGTCGCCGCCCTCGGCGAGCGGCGCGTGGCGAGCAACTTGCTGCTCCACCTTGGCGAGGTGCACCTGGAGCTGGGCGAGGTGGACAAGAGCTCCGAGTGTTTCGAGATGGCCTTGCGAGACTATCGCAGGGTCGGCGATCGGCTGGGGGAGGGCCTCGCGCTCTGGAAGCTCGGGGATCTGGGTCGCCGGGTCGGCAGCCCCCTGGCCGAACCCAATCTCCTGCAGGCGATCATGGTCCTCGAGGACCTGGACGCGAAGAGCCACCTCGACGGGGCTTACCAGTCCCTGGCGCTGCTGCACATCGCGAAGGGCTCGA
The sequence above is drawn from the Candidatus Tanganyikabacteria bacterium genome and encodes:
- a CDS encoding transposase is translated as MPAAALAASEDLAGPRADGYTRHRPEASLLYQIVEEYWPEFRQRADEAGGLPRFVIREFESYLKCGILEHGLARLKCGRCGHEMVIGFSCKRRGFCPSCCGRRMDDVAAHLVDAVLPAEVRYRQWVCTVPWEWRTAIGYDRKLCADVLDAFASSLLRHIRWRVKRLFGLASVSDAQVGAITFVQRNDSALRLAPHFHTLAADGAWVRGEDGDLRFLALPEPTAEEVAQLATRVHVRLLRTLERHGRLGELSADEHVLASCYGAAAGDVQVLGADPGQRTQKVFGPVPVQVSATETPVAQVGGVNIHAATAVDGRDRRRLERLVRYMARPPVCTERLVLQDDGKVRYGFKSAWRDGTKAVVLSGLDFIARLCALVPPPRFHLVHYHGAFSGGSAARQDIVPGLPAPQQPKTPIPLFEQETDTLPAPSEPSRHPWSWLLARVFAVDILKCPVRSCPGEMKVVEVARTREHAARILAGLALGARPPTRRSRVPARQLALPFRH
- a CDS encoding AAA family ATPase, yielding MTPGALFCLGCGKAAESGDFSLVGLDRKTRALGQPGEDSAAKAGARRRVVTILFADVSGYTTLSESLDPEIVADLMNELFATITEPIFRFGGIVDKYIGDAVMAVFGLPLSREDDAVRSIHAGLEMQRLMHRFAKDRKAELGVDLRIRVGLNTGLVLAGAIGRAESKTQTVTGDTVNLAQRMEGLAEPGEVFISEYTQRQARDAFVFESRGNVQVKGRKTPVSAYRVVRAQGEGAGTGLAPLFGRDAELARLGRLWSLVQAGKAKSAYVRGDSGIGKTALLRRAFGGELRAAASATGPEAAARQQIMVWLTCHEYQKSEPFALLIYILKHLLGLPEQAARPEEVETVLSRECLLPAEDSAGSAALQWLLAGAETPAIVALAPEQRKGLVFRAMIDVIVARAQKEALLLVIDDLQWIDDLTAEWLQQLFWVVEGRTIRLLLCAAYRPGRRVIPKPQSEYTEIDLDRLPDDAAIEYFNHVLGRELAGVFPADRVQRWLAQANGHPALIRATAEHTRDLGLDAESHDYILPLSVMQLFMAKIDAAKISDAAIRALNAAAVLGGLASTRRISAITEDPDTPAAMAELFEAKILRRGPTDGAVAFEDGLFALATYERILMNDRRRLHAKAAAVLGADGLHPAVLAEHIERVGDPAQATMALLVAAEHALRTSAPFLALELVEEAERLRESANQQDLPGDLDRRVALLVADAKAAQSDLEGAIKAVTTAAAMSETAEAPLLLAKKAEFLGRLGRHLEANEVCAAALAMFPARDAIGYGLVQAIRVDSINQLGEHKNALAIAEEALILAEHYPPSVQGRLLGSRGRAMRELGDLEGARDTLLQALDVHQAARDDYQAAILLGQLGSLYRQIGNLETARRALGKGLQLVAALGERRVASNLLLHLGEVHLELGEVDKSSECFEMALRDYRRVGDRLGEGLALWKLGDLGRRVGSPLAEPNLLQAIMVLEDLDAKSHLDGAYQSLALLHIAKGSKLAALQYLRLSSQHARESGRFAVDGVNLRLLAEVCRDLGREDALEWATRSVGLLSALAPSKELLLSCALLAKILAARQLLPQAWEAMRTAQGVLERLGGEEERLMLEELAARLGPPAPQPARPET